The Candidatus Vesicomyosocius sp. SY067_SCS001 genome includes a window with the following:
- the rplN gene encoding 50S ribosomal protein L14, with protein MIQVQTRLKVADNSGGIKAMCIKVIGGSKRRYANIGDVIKVSIKEVVPRGKVKKGDVYDAVVVRTAHGVRRSDGSRIRFDNNAIVLLNTKLEPIGTRIFGPVTRELRSAQFMKIVSLAPEVL; from the coding sequence ATGATTCAAGTGCAAACAAGACTTAAGGTCGCAGATAATAGTGGCGGCATTAAAGCAATGTGTATTAAGGTAATAGGCGGCTCTAAGCGTCGTTATGCTAATATTGGTGATGTCATTAAAGTTAGTATTAAAGAGGTTGTACCGCGTGGTAAAGTTAAAAAAGGTGACGTGTATGATGCGGTTGTTGTGCGTACCGCTCATGGTGTTCGCCGTAGTGATGGGTCTCGTATTCGTTTTGATAACAATGCGATTGTACTTTTAAATACGAAACTTGAACCAATTGGTACTCGTATTTTTGGCCCAGTGACCCGTGAATTGCGTAGTGCACAATTTATGAAAATTGTTTCACTTGCACCAGAGGTTTTATAA
- the rplE gene encoding 50S ribosomal protein L5 has translation MSRLQEQYKNKISLILQKKLGMSNPMQTPKIEKITINMGLGNALGDKKILQNGLEEMSLISGQKPLICNARKSVASFKLREGNPIGCKVTLRKKKMYEFLDRLVNITIPRIRDFRGLKTTAFDGRGNYNMGITEQITFPEIDFEKVTKIRGMDIAITTTAKSDEDAKKLLAMFKFPFKG, from the coding sequence ATGTCTAGATTACAAGAGCAATACAAGAATAAAATCTCACTAATTTTACAAAAAAAATTAGGTATGTCTAATCCTATGCAAACACCTAAGATTGAAAAAATTACGATTAATATGGGACTAGGTAATGCGTTAGGTGATAAAAAAATATTGCAAAATGGTTTAGAAGAAATGAGTCTTATTTCTGGTCAGAAACCATTAATTTGTAATGCACGTAAATCGGTAGCAAGTTTTAAATTAAGAGAGGGAAATCCAATTGGTTGTAAAGTTACTTTACGTAAGAAAAAGATGTATGAATTTCTTGATCGTTTAGTTAATATTACCATTCCTCGTATTCGAGATTTTCGTGGTTTAAAAACTACTGCATTTGATGGTCGTGGTAATTACAATATGGGTATTACTGAACAAATTACGTTTCCTGAAATTGATTTTGAAAAAGTAACAAAAATACGTGGGATGGATATTGCTATTACCACCACTGCAAAAAGTGATGAAGATGCTAAAAAACTATTAGCAATGTTTAAATTTCCATTTAAAGGGTAA
- the rpsQ gene encoding 30S ribosomal protein S17 has product MSDKKVECVLTGTVVSSSRDKTITVLIERKVRHPIYKKYIKRSTKVHVHDDNNECICGDLVRVVEAKPFSKTKHWALLEVVERLVSVD; this is encoded by the coding sequence ATGAGTGACAAAAAAGTAGAATGCGTATTAACAGGAACTGTTGTGAGTAGCAGTCGTGACAAAACTATTACTGTTTTAATTGAACGTAAAGTAAGACATCCTATTTACAAAAAATATATCAAACGTAGCACTAAAGTGCATGTACATGATGATAATAATGAATGTATATGTGGTGATTTGGTTCGAGTAGTTGAAGCAAAACCATTTTCAAAAACTAAGCATTGGGCATTATTGGAAGTGGTTGAGAGATTAGTTTCTGTTGATTAA
- the rpsN gene encoding 30S ribosomal protein S14, whose protein sequence is MAKKSMMNRDIKRTKIVRKYKAKRLELKKIIKSINVSDEERFQATIKLQALPRNASPTRQRSRCSLTGRPHGFYRKFGLARNKLRECTMNGEVPGLSKASW, encoded by the coding sequence ATGGCTAAAAAGTCTATGATGAATAGAGATATTAAGCGCACAAAGATAGTTAGAAAATATAAAGCAAAACGTCTTGAGCTTAAGAAAATTATTAAGAGTATTAACGTATCTGATGAAGAGCGTTTCCAAGCAACTATTAAGTTGCAAGCTCTTCCACGTAATGCTTCGCCCACACGCCAACGTAGTCGTTGTAGTTTGACTGGTCGTCCGCATGGTTTTTATCGTAAGTTTGGTCTTGCTAGAAATAAACTTAGAGAATGCACTATGAATGGTGAAGTTCCAGGTTTATCTAAAGCGAGCTGGTAA
- the rpmC gene encoding 50S ribosomal protein L29, whose product MDVKELRNQSVSALNETLIKLLKEHFEFRMQHKSSQLDNFSKLGRTKKSIAQIKTIIRQKQE is encoded by the coding sequence ATGGATGTTAAAGAATTAAGAAATCAATCAGTTTCAGCGCTTAATGAAACGCTTATTAAACTTCTAAAAGAACATTTTGAGTTTCGTATGCAACATAAAAGTTCACAATTAGATAATTTTTCGAAGTTGGGAAGAACAAAGAAATCAATTGCACAAATTAAAACTATTATTAGGCAAAAACAAGAATGA
- the rpsH gene encoding 30S ribosomal protein S8, with the protein MSMSDPIADMLTRIRNAQLVKKKEVNVPASNLKSAIAGVMKQEGYIESFSVNGVVASKILKIKLKYYDNKPVIEKLQRVSKPSLRVYVGNSKIPSVMNGLGIVIISTPKGLMTGQVALDQNVGGEVLCSIY; encoded by the coding sequence ATGAGTATGTCTGATCCTATTGCTGACATGTTAACACGTATTCGCAACGCACAATTAGTTAAGAAAAAAGAAGTTAATGTTCCAGCATCGAATTTAAAATCTGCTATTGCAGGCGTGATGAAACAAGAGGGCTATATTGAATCTTTTAGTGTTAATGGCGTTGTTGCTAGTAAAATATTAAAAATCAAGTTAAAATATTATGATAATAAACCAGTCATTGAAAAATTGCAGCGTGTATCAAAGCCTAGCTTAAGAGTTTATGTCGGTAATTCAAAGATACCAAGTGTAATGAATGGGTTAGGTATTGTTATTATTTCTACACCTAAAGGCTTGATGACTGGACAAGTTGCGCTTGATCAAAATGTTGGTGGCGAAGTGTTGTGTAGCATTTACTAA
- the rplX gene encoding 50S ribosomal protein L24, whose amino-acid sequence MQKIKLNDEIIIIAGKDKGSIGIVTKMVDSKVLVEGLNLAKKHVKPNPNKGVTGGITEIEMPLSISNVAVYNPTTKKADRVGIRTSKKGIKERFFKSNDKSIA is encoded by the coding sequence ATGCAAAAAATTAAATTAAATGATGAAATTATTATTATTGCTGGCAAGGATAAAGGTTCTATAGGTATAGTTACTAAGATGGTAGATTCTAAGGTTCTAGTTGAAGGGTTAAATCTTGCTAAGAAACATGTGAAGCCTAATCCAAATAAGGGTGTTACAGGTGGCATCACAGAGATAGAAATGCCTTTGTCGATTTCTAATGTTGCTGTTTATAATCCAACAACTAAGAAAGCTGATAGAGTTGGAATTCGTACTAGTAAAAAAGGCATTAAAGAAAGATTTTTTAAATCAAATGATAAGTCAATAGCTTGA